One Loxodonta africana isolate mLoxAfr1 chromosome 6, mLoxAfr1.hap2, whole genome shotgun sequence DNA window includes the following coding sequences:
- the ZFAND2B gene encoding AN1-type zinc finger protein 2B isoform X2, which yields MEFPDLGAHCSEPSCQRLDFLPLKCDACSGIFCADHVAYSQHRCGSAYQKDIQVPVCPLCNVPVPVARGEPPDRAVGEHIDRDCRSDPAQQKRKIFTNKCERSGCRQREMMKLTCDRCGRNFCIKHRHPLDHDCSREGPPTSRAGLAAISRAQGLASTSTVPSASQTLASSTSPSRATIHSPSRTAPPVIALQNGLSEDEALQRALELSLAETKSQVPSSQEEEDLALAQALSASEAEYQRQQAQSRSLKPSTCSLC from the exons ATGGAGTTTCCGGACCTTGGGGCTCACTGTTCCGAGCCGAGCTGTCAGCGCTTGG ATTTTCTGCCGCTCAAGTGCGACGCTTGCTCGGGTATCTTCTGCGCAGACCATGTGGCCTACTCCCAGCATCGCTGTGgatctgcttaccaaaag GATATCCAGGTGCCAGTGTGCCCACTCTGTAATGTGCCTGTGCCTGTGGCCAGAGGGGAACCCCCTGACCGCGCTGTGGGGGAGCACATTGACAGAGACTGTCGCTCTGATCCTGCACAGCAAAAAAGGAAG ATCTTCACCAATAAGTGTGAACGCTCTGGCTGCCGGCAGCGAGAAATGATGAAACTGACCTGTGATCGCTGTGGCCGAAACTTCTGCATCAAGCACCGTCACCCACTGGACCATGATTGCTCTCGGGAGGGGCCTCCTACCAGCCGGGCAGG ACTTGCTGCCATCTCCAGAGCACAAGGTCTGGCTTCTACGAGCACCGTCCCCAGCGCAAGTCAGACCTTGGCTTCATCTACCTCTCCCAGCAG AGCCACAATTCATTCTCCATCCCGGACAGCCCCTCCAGTGATTGCTTTGCAGAATGGCTTG aGTGAGGATGAGGCTCTGCAACGAGCCCTGGAACTGTCGCTGGCAGAGACCAAGTCCCAGGTCCCTAG TTCTCAGGAGGAAGAAGACTTAGCGTTAGCACAGGCACTCTCAGCCAGTGAGGCGGAATACCAACGGCAGCAG GCCCAGAGCCGCAGCTTGAAGCCGTCTACCTGCAGCCTGTGCTAG
- the ZFAND2B gene encoding AN1-type zinc finger protein 2B isoform X3, whose protein sequence is MEFPDLGAHCSEPSCQRLDFLPLKCDACSGIFCADHVAYSQHRCGSAYQKDIQVPVCPLCNVPVPVARGEPPDRAVGEHIDRDCRSDPAQQKRKIFTNKCERSGCRQREMMKLTCDRCGRNFCIKHRHPLDHDCSREGPPTSRAGLAAISRAQGLASTSTVPSASQTLASSTSPSRATIHSPSRTAPPVIALQNGLSEDEALQRALELSLAETKSQVPSSQEEEDLALAQALSASEAEYQRQQYDSRPR, encoded by the exons ATGGAGTTTCCGGACCTTGGGGCTCACTGTTCCGAGCCGAGCTGTCAGCGCTTGG ATTTTCTGCCGCTCAAGTGCGACGCTTGCTCGGGTATCTTCTGCGCAGACCATGTGGCCTACTCCCAGCATCGCTGTGgatctgcttaccaaaag GATATCCAGGTGCCAGTGTGCCCACTCTGTAATGTGCCTGTGCCTGTGGCCAGAGGGGAACCCCCTGACCGCGCTGTGGGGGAGCACATTGACAGAGACTGTCGCTCTGATCCTGCACAGCAAAAAAGGAAG ATCTTCACCAATAAGTGTGAACGCTCTGGCTGCCGGCAGCGAGAAATGATGAAACTGACCTGTGATCGCTGTGGCCGAAACTTCTGCATCAAGCACCGTCACCCACTGGACCATGATTGCTCTCGGGAGGGGCCTCCTACCAGCCGGGCAGG ACTTGCTGCCATCTCCAGAGCACAAGGTCTGGCTTCTACGAGCACCGTCCCCAGCGCAAGTCAGACCTTGGCTTCATCTACCTCTCCCAGCAG AGCCACAATTCATTCTCCATCCCGGACAGCCCCTCCAGTGATTGCTTTGCAGAATGGCTTG aGTGAGGATGAGGCTCTGCAACGAGCCCTGGAACTGTCGCTGGCAGAGACCAAGTCCCAGGTCCCTAG TTCTCAGGAGGAAGAAGACTTAGCGTTAGCACAGGCACTCTCAGCCAGTGAGGCGGAATACCAACGGCAGCAG TATGACTCCAGACCACGCTGA